In Burkholderia sp. GAS332, one DNA window encodes the following:
- a CDS encoding pyrimidine 5'-nucleotidase — MRTPTSRRRRPHIAGGSPVWLFDLDNTLHHASHAIFPAINQGMTQYIIDALGVDIDEANRLRTGYTQRYGATLLGLARHHPLDPNDFLKVVHTFPDLGSMIRHERGVARLVASLPGRKIVLTNAPEDYARAVLQELRIERLFEQVIAIEHMRDRRSWRAKPDHSMLRKAMRDAHVALKDVILVEDTRSHLKNYRRLGIRTVWITGHLPRKPHADGIPTRLPGTGRPHYVDRCIRSLKSLRLGTRSVRLKGQQTGRSHAADRQA, encoded by the coding sequence ATGCGCACCCCCACTTCCCGACGCCGTCGTCCGCACATCGCAGGCGGCAGTCCGGTCTGGCTGTTCGATCTCGACAACACGCTGCATCACGCCTCGCACGCGATCTTCCCAGCGATCAATCAGGGCATGACGCAGTACATCATCGACGCGCTGGGCGTCGATATCGACGAGGCCAACCGTCTGCGCACCGGCTACACGCAACGCTACGGCGCAACGCTGCTCGGTCTGGCACGCCATCATCCGCTCGACCCGAACGACTTCCTGAAAGTCGTCCACACGTTCCCCGATCTCGGCTCGATGATCCGTCACGAGCGCGGCGTCGCGCGCCTTGTCGCGTCGCTGCCCGGCCGCAAGATTGTGCTGACCAACGCACCCGAGGACTACGCGCGCGCGGTGCTCCAGGAGCTGCGCATCGAGCGTCTGTTCGAACAGGTGATTGCGATCGAACATATGCGCGATCGCCGCAGCTGGCGCGCCAAACCTGACCACTCGATGCTGCGCAAGGCAATGCGCGACGCGCACGTCGCGCTCAAAGACGTGATCCTTGTGGAAGACACGCGCTCGCATCTGAAGAACTACCGGCGACTCGGCATCCGCACTGTGTGGATCACCGGCCATCTGCCGCGCAAGCCGCACGCGGACGGCATACCGACGCGTCTACCGGGCACCGGTCGGCCACACTATGTCGATCGCTGCATTCGTTCGTTAAAATCGCTAAGACTGGGCACCCGCTCGGTTCGATTGAAGGGACAGCAGACGGGACGCAGCCATGCAGCCGATCGACAAGCCTGA
- a CDS encoding transcriptional regulator, TetR family /cell division inhibitor SlmA encodes MQPIDKPDEAVAEHEPTPSATPRTPRLKPGERRVHILQTLAAMLEAPKSEKITTAALAARLGVSEAALYRHFASKAQMFEGLIEFIEQTIFGLINQIADKESNGVLQARAIALMLLNFPAKNPGMTRVLTCEALVGEHERLTERVNQMLERVEASLKQCLRLAQMEANASAGENASQSANAPAAPLAAGYDPAIRASLLLSYIIGRWHRYVRSGFARPPAEHADAQLLLILQ; translated from the coding sequence ATGCAGCCGATCGACAAGCCTGACGAAGCCGTAGCCGAACACGAACCCACCCCGTCGGCCACCCCGCGGACGCCGCGCCTGAAGCCAGGCGAGCGCCGCGTGCACATCCTGCAGACGCTTGCCGCGATGCTGGAGGCGCCGAAGAGCGAAAAGATCACCACGGCGGCGCTCGCCGCCCGGCTCGGCGTCTCGGAAGCCGCGCTGTACCGCCATTTCGCCAGCAAGGCGCAAATGTTCGAAGGGCTCATCGAGTTCATCGAGCAGACCATTTTCGGCCTGATCAACCAGATCGCCGACAAAGAAAGCAACGGCGTGCTGCAAGCCCGCGCGATCGCGCTGATGCTGCTCAACTTCCCCGCGAAGAATCCCGGCATGACGCGCGTGCTGACCTGCGAGGCGCTGGTCGGCGAGCATGAACGGCTGACCGAACGCGTTAATCAGATGCTGGAGCGGGTCGAGGCGTCGTTGAAGCAATGTTTGCGGCTGGCTCAGATGGAGGCCAATGCAAGCGCGGGTGAAAACGCCAGCCAAAGCGCCAATGCGCCTGCTGCCCCACTGGCCGCCGGCTACGATCCCGCGATCCGCGCGAGCCTGCTGCTGAGCTACATCATCGGCCGCTGGCATCGGTATGTGCGCAGCGGCTTTGCGCGGCCGCCCGCCGAACACGCCGATGCACAACTGCTGCTGATTCTTCAGTAG
- a CDS encoding homoserine O-acetyltransferase, which yields MESIGIVAPQKMHFTEPLQLQNGSSLAGYDLMVETYGTLNAARSNAVLVCHALNASHHVAGVYADNPKDIGWWDNMVGPGKPLDTDKFFVIGVNNLGSCFGSTGPMSIDPSTGNPYGAAFPVVTVEDWVNAQARVADAFGITRFAAVMGGSLGGMQALAWSMMYPERVGHCIVVASTPKLSAQNIAFNEVARSAILSDPDFHGGNYYAHNVKPKRGLRVARMIGHITYLSDDDMAEKFGRSLRRAEGAVDAYNFNFDVEFEVESYLRYQGDKFADYFDANTYLLITRALDYFDPAKAFDGDLTAAVAHTTAKFLIASFSTDWRFAPARSRELVKALLDHKRTVTYAEIDAPHGHDAFLLDDARYHNLMRAYYERIANEVNA from the coding sequence ATGGAATCGATCGGTATCGTCGCTCCCCAAAAAATGCATTTCACCGAGCCGCTGCAGTTGCAGAACGGCAGCTCGCTGGCCGGTTACGACCTGATGGTCGAGACCTACGGCACGCTCAACGCCGCGCGCAGCAATGCCGTGCTGGTGTGTCACGCGCTCAACGCGTCGCACCATGTGGCGGGCGTGTACGCCGACAATCCGAAGGACATCGGCTGGTGGGACAACATGGTCGGCCCGGGCAAACCGCTCGACACCGACAAATTCTTCGTGATCGGCGTGAACAACCTGGGCTCCTGCTTCGGCTCGACCGGGCCGATGAGCATCGATCCGTCCACCGGCAATCCGTACGGCGCGGCCTTTCCTGTCGTGACGGTCGAAGACTGGGTGAACGCCCAGGCGCGCGTCGCCGATGCGTTCGGCATCACGCGCTTCGCGGCAGTAATGGGTGGCAGTCTCGGCGGCATGCAGGCGCTCGCGTGGAGCATGATGTATCCGGAACGCGTGGGCCATTGCATCGTGGTTGCGTCCACACCGAAGCTGTCCGCGCAGAACATCGCGTTCAACGAGGTGGCACGCTCGGCGATCCTGTCGGACCCGGATTTTCACGGTGGCAACTACTACGCGCACAACGTGAAGCCGAAGCGCGGCTTGCGCGTCGCGCGGATGATCGGCCACATCACGTATCTGTCGGACGACGACATGGCCGAGAAATTCGGCCGTTCGTTGCGGCGCGCGGAAGGCGCGGTGGACGCGTACAACTTCAACTTCGACGTCGAATTCGAAGTGGAATCGTACCTGCGCTACCAGGGCGACAAATTCGCCGATTATTTCGACGCGAACACGTACCTGCTGATCACCCGCGCGCTCGATTATTTCGACCCGGCCAAAGCCTTCGACGGTGATCTGACTGCCGCCGTCGCGCACACCACGGCGAAATTCCTGATCGCCAGTTTCTCGACCGACTGGCGTTTCGCGCCGGCCCGCTCACGCGAACTGGTGAAGGCGCTGCTCGACCACAAGCGCACGGTGACCTACGCGGAAATCGACGCGCCGCACGGCCACGACGCCTTCCTGCTCGACGACGCGCGCTATCACAACCTGATGCGCGCCTATTACGAACGTATTGCGAACGAGGTGAACGCATGA
- a CDS encoding methionine biosynthesis protein MetW has protein sequence MNQRALDYLALRPDFRAIARWVEPRATVLDLGCGDGSLLSLLTEELDVQGYGIEINDAGVLASTQNGVNVIQQNLEDGLRLFEDGSFDFAILSQTLQTIHQTAAILRETVRVGKECIVSFPNFGYWAHRLSVLQGRMPVSKSLPYQWHNTPNVRVLTIEDFEALAPEVGIEILDRVVLHDGQVVRWGVNWRGSLAVYRVKKS, from the coding sequence ATGAACCAGCGAGCACTCGATTACCTGGCGCTGCGCCCGGACTTCCGCGCGATCGCCCGCTGGGTCGAACCGCGCGCCACCGTGCTCGATCTGGGCTGCGGCGACGGCTCGCTGTTGTCGCTCCTGACCGAAGAACTGGACGTACAGGGCTACGGCATCGAGATCAACGACGCCGGGGTATTGGCATCGACGCAGAACGGCGTCAACGTGATCCAGCAGAATCTGGAAGACGGCCTGCGCCTGTTCGAAGATGGCAGCTTTGATTTCGCGATTCTGTCGCAGACGCTGCAAACCATCCATCAGACCGCCGCGATCCTGCGCGAAACGGTGCGCGTGGGCAAGGAATGCATCGTCTCGTTTCCGAATTTCGGCTACTGGGCGCACCGGCTTTCGGTGCTGCAAGGCCGCATGCCGGTGTCGAAGTCGCTGCCTTACCAGTGGCACAACACCCCGAACGTGCGGGTGCTGACAATTGAGGATTTCGAGGCGCTCGCGCCGGAAGTCGGCATCGAGATTCTCGACCGCGTGGTGCTTCACGATGGCCAGGTGGTGCGATGGGGGGTGAACTGGCGTGGTAGTCTTGCGGTCTATCGCGTCAAGAAAAGCTAA
- a CDS encoding MFS transporter, PAT family, beta-lactamase induction signal transducer AmpG — MSNPPHEAPALTAHEEHPGWRAFLNTRMLICVFLGFTSGLPLFTLVYLVQAWLRSEGVNLKEIGLFALIQFPYTWKFVWAPLMDRYVPRLPGWRPGRRRGWMLVTQILVAGAIATLGFVSPRDAIWTVAALTALVALFGASQDIAIDAYRRELLSDTQQGLGNAVHVNAYKIAALVPGSLALILSDHLPWTTVFIVTAAFMVPGMIMTLVVREPEIHGAPPKNLRDAIVLPFREFIQRDGWRGALFVLAFIFLYKLGDTMATTLSTSFFLDIGFSRTQIGVIAKTTAFGASLAGGIVGGIWLMKIGIGRGLWIFGVLQMVSTLGFAWLAHIGPASPGLAVVYDIAVGLSQGTTKLLSVFGIDWTVQLDPRSVALALVYGLETFATGLTMSAFVAYIASTTDPRYTATQFALFTSLASVPRTLASAASGYVVARIGWFDYFIVCTALALPGMLLLLRIAPWRTRS; from the coding sequence ATGTCGAACCCGCCGCACGAGGCGCCTGCACTTACCGCACACGAAGAACATCCCGGCTGGCGCGCGTTTCTGAATACGCGCATGCTGATCTGCGTCTTTCTCGGCTTTACGTCGGGACTGCCGCTGTTCACGCTCGTCTATCTGGTGCAGGCGTGGTTACGCTCCGAAGGCGTCAATCTGAAGGAAATCGGCCTCTTCGCGCTGATTCAGTTCCCGTACACCTGGAAATTCGTCTGGGCGCCGCTGATGGACCGCTACGTGCCGCGTTTACCGGGCTGGCGTCCGGGCAGACGGCGCGGCTGGATGCTGGTCACGCAGATTCTGGTCGCCGGCGCGATTGCCACGCTCGGTTTCGTGTCGCCGCGCGACGCGATCTGGACGGTGGCGGCGTTGACGGCACTGGTCGCGTTATTCGGCGCGAGCCAGGACATCGCGATCGATGCCTACCGGCGTGAGTTGCTAAGCGACACGCAACAAGGTCTCGGTAATGCCGTGCACGTCAACGCGTACAAGATCGCCGCGCTGGTGCCGGGTTCGCTGGCGCTGATTCTGTCCGACCATTTGCCGTGGACCACCGTTTTCATCGTCACCGCGGCATTCATGGTGCCGGGCATGATCATGACGCTGGTGGTGCGCGAGCCTGAGATACACGGCGCGCCGCCGAAAAACCTGCGCGACGCGATCGTGCTGCCGTTCCGCGAGTTTATCCAGCGCGACGGTTGGCGCGGCGCGCTCTTTGTGCTGGCGTTCATCTTTCTGTACAAACTCGGCGACACAATGGCCACCACGCTATCGACGTCATTCTTTCTCGACATCGGTTTCTCGCGCACGCAAATCGGTGTGATCGCCAAGACTACCGCGTTCGGCGCGAGTCTCGCGGGTGGGATCGTCGGCGGGATCTGGTTGATGAAGATTGGCATCGGCCGTGGGCTCTGGATTTTCGGCGTCCTGCAGATGGTGTCGACGCTCGGCTTCGCGTGGCTCGCGCATATTGGCCCAGCCTCGCCTGGATTGGCTGTCGTCTATGACATCGCGGTTGGGCTGAGCCAGGGTACGACAAAACTGCTGTCGGTGTTCGGCATCGACTGGACCGTCCAACTCGATCCGCGCTCGGTGGCGCTCGCGCTCGTCTACGGCCTTGAAACCTTTGCGACCGGCCTGACGATGTCTGCCTTCGTCGCCTATATCGCCAGCACCACTGATCCGCGTTACACCGCTACACAGTTCGCGCTCTTCACGAGCCTGGCTTCGGTGCCGCGCACGTTGGCATCGGCGGCAAGCGGCTATGTGGTCGCACGAATCGGTTGGTTCGACTACTTCATTGTGTGTACCGCGCTGGCGCTGCCCGGCATGCTGCTTCTGCTGCGCATCGCGCCCTGGAGAACCCGGTCGTGA
- a CDS encoding Peptidase family M48 codes for MTVRLLKRVLRMDSDPSGVASPKAGRALWRTALALSCASLAFSAPLSAYATAMPAAGASAPSSTPTPTPAQAPAAAPAAKSAVGTVNPENATSAAPGANSAANAGSAPATATPPASTQQQPPAPVTAKTPATTSAPATATKAPAATSTPAATADVPAPPAYTAPNTQLRYGGYLVFRNLIPSPMLEAQAAQEFNEIVYGAQHANSLYGDTDAHVTRVQSIVDKLIPYSLKWNERAKNWKWEVAVVRSPDIRMYCLPGGKIVVYSGLLDRVRLNDNELGMLIGHEIAHALREHARERLGELQASQLDSSGTIPQLFGLADLGAAPLGIGSRLLEMKYEPTDETEADVIGSDIASRAGFDPRAAVTLWDKLATATRSNRDQGFIYVHPYTPARRQDIIKRLPDMLPLYAKAIGKSVDALPDYAGMGRPRRKPISQ; via the coding sequence GTGACGGTGCGCTTACTGAAGCGCGTGCTGCGCATGGATTCGGATCCCTCAGGGGTTGCTTCGCCCAAGGCCGGCCGCGCGCTGTGGCGTACGGCGTTGGCGCTCAGTTGTGCGAGCCTCGCGTTCAGCGCGCCGCTGAGCGCGTACGCCACGGCCATGCCGGCGGCCGGCGCAAGCGCGCCGTCGTCAACGCCGACGCCGACGCCGGCACAGGCACCCGCAGCGGCGCCGGCGGCAAAGTCAGCAGTCGGCACGGTGAACCCCGAAAACGCGACGTCGGCCGCACCCGGCGCGAACAGCGCCGCAAATGCCGGTAGCGCGCCCGCAACCGCCACGCCGCCGGCTTCGACGCAGCAGCAGCCCCCCGCACCGGTTACGGCAAAGACACCCGCGACTACCTCGGCGCCGGCCACTGCCACGAAGGCGCCTGCGGCCACGTCGACGCCCGCCGCAACCGCCGACGTCCCCGCGCCGCCTGCTTACACTGCGCCGAACACGCAGTTGCGCTACGGCGGCTACCTCGTGTTTCGCAACCTGATCCCGTCGCCCATGCTCGAGGCGCAGGCCGCCCAGGAGTTCAACGAGATCGTGTACGGCGCCCAGCACGCGAACAGTCTGTACGGCGACACCGACGCCCACGTCACGCGGGTGCAGTCGATCGTCGACAAGCTGATTCCCTACTCGCTGAAGTGGAACGAGCGGGCCAAGAACTGGAAATGGGAAGTGGCGGTGGTGCGCTCGCCCGATATCCGCATGTACTGCCTGCCGGGCGGCAAGATTGTCGTCTATAGCGGCCTGCTCGACCGCGTGCGTCTGAACGACAACGAACTCGGCATGCTGATCGGCCACGAGATCGCCCACGCGTTGCGCGAGCATGCGCGCGAGCGTCTCGGCGAACTGCAGGCCAGCCAGCTCGACTCATCCGGCACGATCCCGCAGCTATTCGGTCTCGCCGATCTGGGCGCGGCACCGCTCGGCATCGGTTCGCGGCTGCTGGAGATGAAGTACGAGCCCACCGACGAAACCGAAGCCGACGTGATCGGCAGCGATATCGCTTCGCGCGCCGGCTTCGATCCGCGCGCGGCGGTCACGCTATGGGACAAGCTGGCCACCGCGACGCGCAGCAATCGCGATCAGGGCTTCATCTACGTGCACCCGTACACGCCGGCGCGGCGCCAGGACATCATCAAGCGCTTGCCGGATATGCTGCCGCTCTATGCGAAGGCAATCGGCAAGAGTGTCGATGCGCTGCCGGACTATGCCGGCATGGGCCGCCCGCGCCGCAAACCGATCAGCCAGTGA
- a CDS encoding exodeoxyribonuclease-3 translates to MLRVITANLNGIRSAAKKGFFEWFGEQKADVLCVQEIKCSQDDMTPEFMAPHDYTGYFQHAVKKGYSGAGVYTRHEPDEVIIGFGSEEFDPEGRYVELRFGKLSVISVYVPSGSSGEDRQQAKFRFMDEFMPHLAELAKEREVIVCGDVNIVHKEIDIKNWKSNQKNSGCLPEEREWLTKLFDEVGYVDVFRTLDQRPEQYTWWSNRGQAYAKNVGWRIDYQIATQGIAGKAKRTDVFRDIKFSDHAPLTVDYDHKVKK, encoded by the coding sequence ATGTTGCGTGTGATTACCGCCAACCTGAACGGCATCCGCTCCGCGGCGAAGAAGGGCTTTTTCGAGTGGTTCGGCGAACAGAAAGCCGATGTGCTGTGCGTGCAGGAAATCAAATGCTCGCAAGACGATATGACGCCCGAATTTATGGCTCCGCACGATTACACCGGCTATTTCCAGCATGCGGTGAAAAAGGGCTATAGCGGCGCGGGCGTGTACACGCGTCACGAACCGGACGAAGTCATTATCGGTTTCGGCAGCGAGGAATTCGATCCGGAAGGGCGCTATGTCGAGCTACGCTTCGGCAAACTGTCGGTGATCTCGGTGTACGTGCCGTCGGGATCGAGCGGGGAAGATCGCCAGCAGGCCAAGTTCCGGTTCATGGACGAGTTCATGCCGCATCTCGCGGAACTGGCCAAGGAGCGCGAAGTGATCGTGTGCGGCGACGTGAATATCGTCCACAAAGAGATCGACATCAAGAACTGGAAGAGCAACCAGAAGAATTCAGGCTGCCTGCCGGAAGAGCGCGAGTGGCTCACCAAGCTGTTTGACGAGGTCGGTTACGTCGACGTGTTCCGCACGCTCGATCAGCGGCCGGAACAGTACACGTGGTGGAGCAATCGCGGTCAGGCGTATGCGAAGAACGTAGGGTGGCGGATCGATTATCAAATCGCAACGCAGGGCATCGCCGGCAAGGCGAAACGCACCGACGTGTTCCGCGATATCAAGTTCAGCGACCATGCGCCGCTGACGGTCGACTACGACCACAAGGTCAAGAAGTAA
- a CDS encoding polyphosphate:nucleotide phosphotransferase, PPK2 family has protein sequence MAKQPELDDFRVPYFDEDKKSSKFSLDAFDPAAKPFSTGSKESDRARLSEIGAKLDTLQERLHAQQKRRVLLVLQGMDTSGKDGTIRAVFHEVDPLGLHIVPFKAPTPVELAHDFLWRVHAQAPAAGELTVFNRSHYEDVLVPTVLGNLDAEAFERRCGHIRQFEKLLADSGTAIVKCMLHISKDEQRARLQARIDDPNKHWKFDVSDLEARKQWDKYQAAYRDALAATSTDYAPWYVVPADSKTHRNVMVAELLLRTFEALKLEYPPAKESLKGFKVE, from the coding sequence ATGGCGAAGCAACCCGAACTCGACGACTTCCGCGTACCGTATTTCGACGAAGACAAGAAGAGCAGCAAATTCTCACTCGACGCTTTCGACCCGGCCGCGAAGCCTTTTTCGACCGGTTCGAAAGAGTCCGACCGGGCGCGTTTGTCGGAGATCGGCGCGAAGCTCGACACACTGCAGGAGCGTCTGCACGCGCAGCAGAAGCGTCGCGTGCTGCTGGTGCTGCAAGGCATGGACACGAGCGGCAAGGACGGCACGATCCGCGCGGTGTTTCATGAAGTCGACCCGCTCGGTTTGCACATCGTGCCGTTCAAGGCGCCGACGCCCGTCGAACTGGCGCACGATTTTCTCTGGCGCGTGCATGCCCAGGCGCCCGCTGCCGGTGAGTTGACCGTCTTCAACCGCAGTCACTACGAAGATGTGCTGGTGCCGACCGTGCTCGGCAATCTGGATGCCGAAGCATTCGAGCGGCGCTGTGGCCACATTCGCCAGTTCGAAAAGCTGCTGGCCGACAGCGGTACGGCCATCGTCAAGTGCATGCTGCACATTTCGAAAGACGAGCAGCGTGCGCGTCTGCAGGCGCGCATCGACGATCCGAACAAGCACTGGAAATTCGACGTCTCCGATCTCGAAGCCCGCAAGCAGTGGGACAAGTATCAGGCGGCGTACCGCGACGCGCTGGCCGCGACGTCGACCGACTACGCGCCGTGGTACGTGGTTCCGGCCGATTCGAAGACCCATCGCAATGTAATGGTCGCCGAGTTGTTGCTACGCACGTTCGAAGCGCTGAAGCTCGAATATCCGCCTGCCAAAGAATCGCTGAAGGGCTTCAAGGTCGAATGA
- a CDS encoding aspartyl/glutamyl-tRNA(Asn/Gln) amidotransferase subunit B — translation MAKQWEVVIGLETHAQLSTQSKIFSGTATQFGAAPNTQASPVDLALPGTLPVMNRGAVERAIQLGLAIGSTIAPRSIFARKNYFYPDLPKGYQISQYEIPVVQGGQVTIQVPANEKAGKEAYEKVVNLTRAHLEEDAGKSLHEDFAGMTGIDLNRAGTPLLEIVTEPEMRSAAEAVAYAKTLHTLVTWLGICDGNMQEGSFRCDANVSVRPVGQAEFGTRAEIKNLNSFRFLEEAIQYEVRRQIELIEDGGTVVQETRLYDPDKRETRSMRSKEDAHDYRYFPDPDLMPLVIDAAWVERVKSEMPELPVAIQQRFVTQYGLTPYDANVLTSSKAMAAYYEAVVLKVGPANAKVAANWLMGEVSSQLNREGLDIAESPVSSAQLALLLQRIADGTISNKIAKEIFLAIWEEKATDEAAADRIIEAKGLKQISDTGALEAIIDEVLAANPKSVEEFRAGKEKAFNALIGQAMKATKGKANPAQVNELLKKKLS, via the coding sequence CAATGGGAAGTCGTGATCGGTCTGGAGACCCACGCGCAACTGTCGACTCAATCGAAGATTTTCTCGGGCACCGCCACGCAATTCGGTGCTGCACCGAACACGCAGGCCAGCCCCGTTGATCTGGCATTGCCGGGCACGCTGCCGGTGATGAACCGCGGCGCCGTGGAGCGTGCGATTCAGCTCGGCCTCGCGATCGGCTCAACGATCGCGCCGCGCAGCATTTTCGCGCGTAAGAATTATTTCTACCCCGATCTGCCGAAGGGCTATCAGATCAGTCAGTACGAAATCCCCGTCGTGCAGGGCGGCCAGGTGACGATTCAGGTCCCGGCTAACGAAAAGGCGGGCAAGGAAGCGTACGAGAAGGTCGTTAACCTGACGCGCGCCCACCTTGAAGAAGACGCGGGCAAATCGCTGCACGAAGACTTCGCGGGCATGACCGGCATCGACCTGAATCGCGCCGGCACGCCGCTGCTCGAAATCGTCACCGAGCCGGAAATGCGCAGCGCGGCTGAAGCGGTCGCGTACGCCAAGACGCTGCACACGCTGGTCACGTGGCTCGGCATCTGCGACGGCAATATGCAGGAAGGGTCGTTCCGTTGCGATGCGAACGTGTCGGTGCGCCCGGTCGGGCAGGCGGAATTCGGCACGCGTGCCGAGATCAAGAACCTGAACTCGTTCCGCTTTCTCGAAGAAGCGATCCAGTACGAAGTGCGCCGCCAGATCGAATTGATCGAAGACGGCGGCACGGTGGTGCAGGAAACGCGTCTGTACGACCCGGATAAGCGCGAAACGCGTTCGATGCGCAGCAAGGAAGACGCGCATGATTACCGCTATTTCCCCGATCCGGATCTGATGCCGCTCGTGATCGACGCGGCGTGGGTCGAGCGCGTGAAGAGCGAAATGCCGGAATTGCCGGTGGCAATTCAACAGCGCTTCGTCACGCAATACGGCCTGACGCCGTACGACGCGAACGTGCTGACGTCGAGCAAGGCGATGGCTGCGTACTACGAAGCGGTCGTCCTCAAGGTCGGCCCGGCGAACGCGAAGGTGGCCGCCAACTGGCTGATGGGCGAAGTGTCGTCGCAACTGAATCGCGAAGGCCTGGACATCGCGGAGAGCCCGGTTTCGTCCGCGCAACTCGCGCTGCTGCTGCAACGTATCGCCGACGGCACGATCTCGAACAAGATCGCCAAGGAAATTTTCCTTGCGATCTGGGAAGAGAAGGCGACCGACGAAGCCGCCGCCGATCGCATCATCGAAGCGAAGGGTTTGAAGCAGATTTCGGACACCGGCGCGCTGGAAGCGATCATCGACGAAGTGCTCGCCGCGAACCCGAAGTCGGTTGAGGAATTCCGCGCCGGCAAGGAGAAGGCGTTTAACGCGCTGATCGGCCAGGCGATGAAGGCGACCAAGGGCAAGGCCAATCCGGCGCAGGTGAACGAACTGCTGAAGAAGAAGCTGTCCTGA